A window of the Lactuca sativa cultivar Salinas chromosome 7, Lsat_Salinas_v11, whole genome shotgun sequence genome harbors these coding sequences:
- the LOC111916486 gene encoding uncharacterized protein LOC111916486, whose product MDQTFRYGEFTKEQKVNYAVRKFDKEALELWDTIDARLIEVTRRAMTWEILSKKVKDHLCSEGSIQQAQWEFLNIQKGSMTIAKYNTTFTKKSQFATDYCPTEEKFIRHYVEGLPFEYRAFVRLKTTLVEAMDEARKIENDIAIRDRTTARSTEKHKWEGQSGSFEKQKLQKKGEKSTFCKKCHSSHGGPCSSSTKSCKRCGKVRHHYEDCKSVEPLCYNCRQMGHISTQCPNPKVQMGVDEKKDEAPKVKARAFNMTTDKL is encoded by the exons ATGGACCAAACCTTCCGATATGGTGAATTTACCAAGGAACAGAAGGTAAATTATGCGGTGCGAAAGTTCGACAAGGAAGCACTCGAGTTGTGGGACACTATTGATGCACGACTCATTGAGGTCACTCGGAGGGCTATGACTTGGGAAATTCTTAGTAAGAAAGTGAAAGATCATTTATGTAGTGAAGGTAGCATACAACAGGCCCAATGGGAGTTTTTGAATATTCAGAAAGGTAGCATGACGATTGCTAAGTATAACACCACCTTTACTAAGAAGTCACAGTTCGCTACTGATTACTGCCCGACCGAGGAGAAGTTCATTCGTCACTATGTTGAAGGGTTACCATTTGAGTACCGTGCATTTGTGAGATTGAAGACCACTTTAGTCGAGGCCATGGATGAGGCCCGCAAGATAGAGAATGATATAGCTATCCGGGATCGTACCACAGCGAGGTCCACGGAGAAACACAAGTGGGAGGGTCAATCGGGGTCCTTTGAGAAGCAGAAACTTCAGAAGAAGGGTGAAAAATCAACATTTTGTAAGAAGTGTCACTCTTCTCATGGAGGTCCATGTAGTAGCAGTACCAAGAGTTGTAAGCGATGTGGTAAGGTGAGACACCATTATGAAGATTGTAAGAGTGTTGAACCTTTGTGCTACAACTGTCGTCAAATGGGACATATCAGTACGCAATGTCCTAACCCCAAGGTCCAGATGGGAGTTGATGAGAAGAAAGATGAAGCGCCAAAGGTGAAAGCTCGTGCTTTCAATATGACAACTGATAAG TTATAG